The Candidatus Sysuiplasma acidicola genome includes the window CGCTTGTGTGACACATGGCGCATGACTTTCGAGGGTCCTTTACCATTGAGATTCCTTTGCGAGAAAATCTGTTGGCGTTACTGCCTTAAATCCCTCATGGGCATACTTGCTATTTACCATGGCTATTACTGCGTTTTCCCAAGTTACAATATAGTCTACTTTTCTTGCGAGAGCAATTGATATCAGGTACCAATCGTTTCCCAAGCTTTTCAGGATCCCTTCATCGACTGTGAGGTGTGCGGTACTGACGGTATTCATATGTTCGAAAATAGCATTGAGTTTGCTTCGAACATAAGGTTCTTGCAGACTGCCGAGTATCCTGAGCACCTCTGCCATTCTATTGTTGATTTGTTTGGCTCTTTCGATGATGTTGCCATCATTCTGGAATACGCGTTCAATTTCCCCTCTCAGTGCGTCACAAGTGTAAGCGGTTATTAAGTCGCTTACCACCAGGTCGTACAGTCGTCTATTTGGACTTCTCCTATTCTTGGTGAGAATTCCCGCGATGATTACATTTGAATCAATTACGACGGAAGTCAATCTTTCACTTCGAGTTTCTTCAAAAGTGATGTTGCTTGTACCAACTCATCTTCGCTTACATCGTGTTCTTTCAGGACCCTATGGAAGTATTCATCCACAACATCTTCACGCAACGCGGACTTTGTAGTGAAATCAGGGTATGCATCGTACACGGTCTTGATTAATTCGTCATAATTCATCCGATTATACTTTTCTTTGAACGTAATCAGCGATCGCTGTTTATCTCTATCGATTGTTCTCCAGGCTTCGGCACCTGCCTTGAAGCCAGCCACGGTAAGTTCAATACGATCCCTGGAAACCAGGCCGGACCAGACAAGATCCTCTAAATCGTTTGATAGCTCTTTAGAGAATGGACCGTACCATCCGGGTTTGAATACGTAGTGCTCATCTGCGAATATGTCCCCGAATTTCTGCTCGTAGAGGAATATCTCCTTTTGCAAGTGTGTCTTTGTCGGAACCGGTTCATTATCCTTGAGCGACTTGCCCCTTGCAAATATGAACGCAAGGAGAGTTTTTGATGGTGTCACGTTCTTTCCAGCCAACCATTCACCAACTATCTATTAAAGTATTTTCTGCCCAACTTTAGGATTGCAGATTTATAGGTGCTATGGAAAGAGGTGTATTTAATTGACGGTGTTCGATATTTGCCGTGATTGACTATCCCATTTCACCGCCGGATTGCCAATTTTCACAGCATGCCATTGACTTTCTCCAGTTGGTGCAACAGGGTTATGAGCACATTAAGGTCAGTTAAGGGCAACATTTCAGAATTTCTAAATGCCAGAGCTATTGACTATTGGCAACCTGTTTCGGACCACTGCAAGAATTTATTCTTGGGTTATGAGCTCAACTGCCGGGGGGGTTCGATCCCAAAGCATTGGTTTGGTTGTCCAGCTCAATAACTGTGCCAATATTTGAATAAAATATATGCGCTGTAAGAAGATTCTCGGTAAGAAATCGGCAAATAGGAATGCAGTTATGGCCCATTATTGGAGTATTGGTGAATATGAGCGGGTATGCGGAAGAGGACAGTAGGATTAAGGTGCTGTCAATTCTTCAAAGAAATAAGCTGGATGATAGCACTATAGCCTTTTTCACGTCATTGCCAAAAATGGGAACGGAGAGAAATGCGCAGAAGAGAATGGATAGAGTCAGGAGTTCAATTGAAAAAGCGGACAGTGTACCAGATCTGCTGTAATTTCCTGATCCTGTACTTCCACTCTATTCACCTCAACTGTCTTCCAAGCTAAGATATTTTCTGCCTGTCATCCACTCCTCATTGATGTCCATAAGTATGGACACCGTCAGTCGCAGTAGCGACTGTTCACCCGGAAAGGCACCGACTTTCCGGGTTCTCCTCTTCAGCTCCAGGTTTATCCGCTCGAGCATGTTGGTTGTGCGCAACCGCCTCCAGTACTGCCTGGGAAATGAAGTGTAGTTGAACAATGAATCATGGTAACGGTCAAGCATATCCGCCGCCTTCTCCAGTCCCAGGGAGAGAAGCCTCTCCCTGAATGCCGGAACAGACTCCGGGCTGTTCATTGCAGCCTTCATTTCATAG containing:
- a CDS encoding PIN domain-containing protein translates to MTSVVIDSNVIIAGILTKNRRSPNRRLYDLVVSDLITAYTCDALRGEIERVFQNDGNIIERAKQINNRMAEVLRILGSLQEPYVRSKLNAIFEHMNTVSTAHLTVDEGILKSLGNDWYLISIALARKVDYIVTWENAVIAMVNSKYAHEGFKAVTPTDFLAKESQW